TTTTGTACCATCAGCTAATTTTTCAGAACCATCAGCCGCATCTTTCATTCCTGATTTCATATCACTGACTTTTTCAAAAATAGCCTTGGTATACTTTTCCGTCACATTTTTAGAAACTTCAGCTTTGAGTTGATTGATTGCACTCTCACTCATTTTAGAAGAAATATAATTATGTCCACGTGAAGTTTGATAATCTAATTGCACCGTTTTAGGGTTTTTATTCATCAGACTAGCCGCATTTTCGGAAAAATCCTCTGGGAAAGTGACGACCATATAATAATCCCCATTTTCAATCCCTTTTGATGCTGTCTTTTCTGATACAAAGTGATAATCCAAAGCTTTTGTTTTCTTCATCTCAGAGATCACATCGTCCCCGAGTTTCACTTTTTCCCCCTCCAATTCAGACGACTTGTCCAAATTTACAACGGCAACAGGTAAATCATTTAATTTCCCATATGGATCCCACATTGATCCCAAGAAAATATAGTTATATATCGCTGGTACAAGTGCTAAAGCAATAATTACTATAATGAAAAACTTGTGTTTAAAAATCGCTTGCCATTCTTTTTTTAACATATTTCTCCTCCCTTTATGGACACAGCGTCCAAAAATTGTTATAATATGTATTATAAACTTTTTGAGAAATTTAACAATTGATAAAGTGTCTTTTTTAGACAGATAAATCACATCTGTCTAATTGAAACACTTACATTTATTATAGAATGAGGAGACCTGCCCAAATGGCCAATGATACTAGAAAAGACCGCACAAAAATTCAATTACGCGATGCGATGATTCAACTTCTTGGTGAAAAATCTTTTGATCAGATTTCAACCACCGAGTTAGTAAAGCTTGCTAAAATCAGTCGGAGCAGTTTTTACACCCATTATCAAGACAAGTACGACATGATTGAAGCCTATCAGCAACGCCTTTTTGAAACTATCCAATATGTTTTCGAAAAAAATAATGGTAACCTGCACGCCACCATGTTAGAAACCTTTGAATTTTTAAGTCGCAACCAAATCTATGCCGCCTTACTCTCCGAAAATGGGAGCAAAGAAATCCACCAATTCATGTTACAAAAACTCAAAGAGCTCTTTCAAAACTCAATTTTTCCGCATTCCAAACGAAGTGCCTTAGGAAAATTAGGCAAGGTTTACGCTGCAACCTACTATGCTAATGCTATTTTTGGAACAACTCAATCTTGGCTAAGAAGAAATCAAAAAGAAACCCCCGCTCAAATTGCCGACTTATTAGTAGAACTTATCAACTAATAAAAAAAGCCTGATCACATAATCAGGCTAACTGTTCAAAGAATTGAGTTATTTTTAATCTTTACTCCG
The DNA window shown above is from Lactococcus sp. S-13 and carries:
- a CDS encoding TetR/AcrR family transcriptional regulator — protein: MANDTRKDRTKIQLRDAMIQLLGEKSFDQISTTELVKLAKISRSSFYTHYQDKYDMIEAYQQRLFETIQYVFEKNNGNLHATMLETFEFLSRNQIYAALLSENGSKEIHQFMLQKLKELFQNSIFPHSKRSALGKLGKVYAATYYANAIFGTTQSWLRRNQKETPAQIADLLVELIN